A DNA window from Thermodesulfobacteriota bacterium contains the following coding sequences:
- a CDS encoding PD-(D/E)XK nuclease family protein — MDAGDNPPPAGPDIDSDWVHVLTVHKAKGLEFGTVFMVGLVSERFPRRKRKDPIEVPEGLVRDIVPTGDFHLEEERRLFYVGMTRAMDELYLTSASDYGGVRAKKVSRFVLEALDTPRAATTIKAAPKEAIERFAPVRKATHGLEPIAGDTVLRLSHYQIDDYLTCPLKFKYVHVLKVPLLPHHAVMYGKAVHDAISIYFRRKTEGVRITEEELIDAFRGSWRSEGFVSREHETRRWEAGAAALKGFLAREGANGIMPAAVEKDFSVELGTSVLRGRWDMVEERQDGPYVIDFKTSEMTDKKKADKRAKGSVQLKLYALAYEKNFGRPPAGCELHFVESGLVGGASFDQPEMEKTLGIIDEVASGIRERDFTAKPDYLNCGWCAFNNICPEK; from the coding sequence ATGGACGCCGGGGACAACCCCCCGCCTGCCGGGCCGGACATCGATTCGGACTGGGTGCACGTGCTTACCGTGCACAAGGCAAAGGGGCTCGAGTTCGGAACGGTTTTTATGGTGGGGCTTGTCTCGGAGAGGTTCCCGAGGAGGAAAAGGAAAGACCCCATAGAGGTGCCCGAGGGGCTCGTAAGGGACATAGTGCCGACCGGAGACTTCCACCTGGAAGAAGAGAGGAGGCTCTTCTACGTGGGCATGACCAGGGCCATGGACGAGCTCTACCTGACGAGCGCCTCGGACTACGGCGGGGTGAGGGCGAAGAAGGTGAGCAGGTTCGTCCTGGAGGCGCTCGACACCCCGCGCGCGGCCACCACCATAAAGGCCGCCCCCAAAGAGGCCATAGAGAGGTTCGCTCCCGTCCGGAAGGCAACTCACGGGCTCGAGCCCATAGCCGGCGACACGGTCTTGAGGCTCAGCCACTACCAGATAGACGACTACCTTACCTGCCCCTTGAAGTTCAAGTACGTGCACGTCCTGAAGGTCCCGCTCCTCCCCCACCACGCGGTCATGTACGGCAAGGCCGTGCACGACGCGATCTCCATCTACTTCCGGAGGAAGACCGAGGGGGTGAGGATAACCGAAGAAGAGCTGATCGACGCCTTCAGGGGTTCCTGGCGGAGCGAGGGTTTCGTCTCCAGGGAGCACGAGACCCGGAGGTGGGAGGCCGGGGCGGCCGCGCTTAAGGGCTTTCTCGCGCGCGAAGGCGCTAACGGCATCATGCCCGCCGCCGTGGAGAAGGACTTTAGCGTCGAGCTTGGCACCAGCGTCCTCCGGGGCAGGTGGGACATGGTGGAGGAGAGACAGGACGGCCCGTATGTGATAGACTTCAAGACCTCGGAGATGACCGATAAGAAGAAGGCGGACAAGAGGGCAAAGGGCTCGGTGCAGCTAAAGCTCTACGCCCTTGCCTATGAGAAGAACTTCGGCAGGCCCCCGGCCGGATGCGAGCTGCACTTCGTGGAAAGCGGGCTCGTCGGCGGGGCCTCCTTCGACCAGCCGGAGATGGAAAAAACGCTCGGGATCATAGACGAGGTGG